From a single Oncorhynchus tshawytscha isolate Ot180627B linkage group LG29, Otsh_v2.0, whole genome shotgun sequence genomic region:
- the pck2 gene encoding phosphoenolpyruvate carboxykinase [GTP], mitochondrial isoform X2 yields MVKKLPKYENCWLARTDPKDVARVESKTVIVTKNQRDTIPTPGGGAKSQLGSWMSEGDFQKARKDRFPGCMAGRTMYVIPFSMGPVGSPLSKFGVQVTDSPYVVASMGIMTRMGTPVMDKLSQGAEFVRCQHSLGQPLPLKAPLVNSWPCSPEKVLISHLPDTRQILSFGSGYGGNSLLGKKCFALRIASRIAKDEGWLAEHMLILGITNPRGVKRYVAAAFPSACGKTNLAMMKPALPGWTVECVGDDIAWMKFDSQGKLRAINPENGFFGVAPGTSLKTNPHAMATIAKNTVFTNVGETSDGGVWWEGLDPPAAGVSLTDWHGKSWKAGDSAPCAHPNSRFCTPAAQCPIIDPQWESDEGVPIDAIIFGGRRPEGVPLVYESFSWRHGVFVGASMRSEATAAAEYKGKVIMHDPFAMRPFFGYNFGDYLAHWLSMETRKAPTHLPKIFHVNWFRKDPTSGSFLWPGFGDNARVLEWIFKRCGREREDEAAKKSLVGWVPQEGAINLQGLGSKVDMGALFDLPKAFWEKETQELRAYFTQQVGADLPQQVEGELKALEVRVRNGEA; encoded by the exons ATGGTGAAGAAGCTACCGAAGTATGAGAACTG CTGGCTGGCACGCACAGACCCCAAGGATGTGGCTCGCGTGGAGAGTAAGACGGTGATCGTCACCAAGAACCAGAGGGACACCATCCCCACCCCCGGTGGGGGGGCTAAGAGCCAGCTGGGCAGCTGGATGAGTGAGGGTGACTTCCAGAAGGCCAGGAAGGACCGCTTCCCAGGCTGCATggcag GTCGAACCATGTATGTGATTCCTTTCAGTATGGGCCCGGTGGGCTCTCCGCTGTCTAAGTTTGGCGTGCAGGTGACGGACTCGCCCTACGTGGTGGCCAGCATGGGCATAATGACACGCATGGGCACCCCAGTCATGGACAAGCTGTCACAGGGAGCAGAGTTTGTGCGCTGCCAGCACTCCCTTGGGCAACCTCTCCCACTGAAAG CTCCCCTGGTCAACTCGTGGCCGTGTAGCCCAGAGAAGGTGCTGATCTCCCACCTGCCAGACACCAGGCAGATCCTGTCTTTCGGCAGCGGCTACGGAGGCAACTCTCTGCTGGGCAAGAAGTGCTTCGCTCTGCGGATCGCCTCGCGCATCGCCAAGGATGAGGGCTGGCTGGCCGAACACATGCTG ATCCTGGGCATCACCAATCCTCGGGGAGTGAAGCGTTACGTGGCGGCGGCGTTTCCAAGTGCTTGTGGGAAAACCAACCTGGCCATGATGAAGCCTGCGCTGCCTGGCTGGACTGTGGAGTGTGTGGGAGACGACATCGCCTGGATGAAGTTTGACAGCCAGG GTAAACTCAGGGCCATCAACCCAGAGAACGGCTTTTTCGGCGTGGCTCCTGGCACGTCCCTGAAGACCAACCCTCACGCCATGGCGACCATCGCCAAAAACACAGTGTTCACCAACGTGGGCGAGACCAGCGACGGAGGGGTATGGTGGGAGGGACTGGACCCCCCTGCTGCAGGGGTCTCCCTGACCGACTGGCATGGAAAATCCTGGAAAGCAG GAGACTCTGCCCCGTGTGCCCACCCCAACTCCAGGTTCTGTACCCCGGCGGCCCAGTGTCCCATTATCGACCCCCAGTGGGAGAGTGACGAGGGAGTGCCCATCGATGCCATCATCTTCGGGGGCAGAAGGCCAGAGG GTGTCCCACTGGTGTATGAGTCGTTTAGCTGGCGTCACGGTGTGTTTGTGGGAGCCTCTATGAGGTCTGAGGCCACAGCAGCCGCTGAGTACAAAG GCAAGGTTATCATGCATGACCCCTTCGCCATGCGCCCCTTCTTTGGCTACAACTTCGGTGACTACCTGGCCCACTGGCTCAGCATGGAGACCCGCAAGGCCCCCACCCACCTGCCCAAGATCTTCCATGTCAACTGGTTCCGTAAGGACCCCACGTCGGGCTCCTTCCTCTGGCCAGGCTTCGGGGACAATGCACGCGTGCTGGAGTGGATCTTCAAGCGTTGCGGCCGCGAGAGGGAGGACGAGGCAGCAAAGAAGAGCTTGGTGGGCTGGGTGCCACAGGAGGGAGCCATCAACCTGCAGGGCCTGGGCAGCAAAGTGGACATGGGGGCCCTCTTCGACCTGCCCAAGGCCTTCTGGGAGAAGGAGACCCAGGAGCTGCGGGCGTACTTTACCCAGCAGGTGGGAGCCGACCTCCCCCAACAGGTGGAGGGAGAGCTGAAGGCTCTGGAGGTCAGGGTCAGGAATGGAGAGGCATAG
- the pck2 gene encoding phosphoenolpyruvate carboxykinase, cytosolic [GTP] isoform X1: MSCLLLGVIRRRGGVGASVGVRSLASIPSLPPAVADFVKGAVDECKPANVHVVTGSAEESAHILAGLEKEGMVKKLPKYENCWLARTDPKDVARVESKTVIVTKNQRDTIPTPGGGAKSQLGSWMSEGDFQKARKDRFPGCMAGRTMYVIPFSMGPVGSPLSKFGVQVTDSPYVVASMGIMTRMGTPVMDKLSQGAEFVRCQHSLGQPLPLKAPLVNSWPCSPEKVLISHLPDTRQILSFGSGYGGNSLLGKKCFALRIASRIAKDEGWLAEHMLILGITNPRGVKRYVAAAFPSACGKTNLAMMKPALPGWTVECVGDDIAWMKFDSQGKLRAINPENGFFGVAPGTSLKTNPHAMATIAKNTVFTNVGETSDGGVWWEGLDPPAAGVSLTDWHGKSWKAGDSAPCAHPNSRFCTPAAQCPIIDPQWESDEGVPIDAIIFGGRRPEGVPLVYESFSWRHGVFVGASMRSEATAAAEYKGKVIMHDPFAMRPFFGYNFGDYLAHWLSMETRKAPTHLPKIFHVNWFRKDPTSGSFLWPGFGDNARVLEWIFKRCGREREDEAAKKSLVGWVPQEGAINLQGLGSKVDMGALFDLPKAFWEKETQELRAYFTQQVGADLPQQVEGELKALEVRVRNGEA; the protein is encoded by the exons ATGTCGTGTCTTTTGCTTGGAGTTATCAGAAG ACGGGGTGGCGTGGGGGCATCTGTGGGGGTCCGCTCCCTGGCCTCGATCCCCTCTCTGCCCCCAGCGGTGGCTGACTTTGTGAAGGGGGCGGTGGATGAGTGCAAGCCTGCCAATGTGCATGTGGTGACGGGGAGTGCAGAAGAGTCGGCCCACATCCTAGCTGGCCTGGAGAAGGAGGGCATGGTGAAGAAGCTACCGAAGTATGAGAACTG CTGGCTGGCACGCACAGACCCCAAGGATGTGGCTCGCGTGGAGAGTAAGACGGTGATCGTCACCAAGAACCAGAGGGACACCATCCCCACCCCCGGTGGGGGGGCTAAGAGCCAGCTGGGCAGCTGGATGAGTGAGGGTGACTTCCAGAAGGCCAGGAAGGACCGCTTCCCAGGCTGCATggcag GTCGAACCATGTATGTGATTCCTTTCAGTATGGGCCCGGTGGGCTCTCCGCTGTCTAAGTTTGGCGTGCAGGTGACGGACTCGCCCTACGTGGTGGCCAGCATGGGCATAATGACACGCATGGGCACCCCAGTCATGGACAAGCTGTCACAGGGAGCAGAGTTTGTGCGCTGCCAGCACTCCCTTGGGCAACCTCTCCCACTGAAAG CTCCCCTGGTCAACTCGTGGCCGTGTAGCCCAGAGAAGGTGCTGATCTCCCACCTGCCAGACACCAGGCAGATCCTGTCTTTCGGCAGCGGCTACGGAGGCAACTCTCTGCTGGGCAAGAAGTGCTTCGCTCTGCGGATCGCCTCGCGCATCGCCAAGGATGAGGGCTGGCTGGCCGAACACATGCTG ATCCTGGGCATCACCAATCCTCGGGGAGTGAAGCGTTACGTGGCGGCGGCGTTTCCAAGTGCTTGTGGGAAAACCAACCTGGCCATGATGAAGCCTGCGCTGCCTGGCTGGACTGTGGAGTGTGTGGGAGACGACATCGCCTGGATGAAGTTTGACAGCCAGG GTAAACTCAGGGCCATCAACCCAGAGAACGGCTTTTTCGGCGTGGCTCCTGGCACGTCCCTGAAGACCAACCCTCACGCCATGGCGACCATCGCCAAAAACACAGTGTTCACCAACGTGGGCGAGACCAGCGACGGAGGGGTATGGTGGGAGGGACTGGACCCCCCTGCTGCAGGGGTCTCCCTGACCGACTGGCATGGAAAATCCTGGAAAGCAG GAGACTCTGCCCCGTGTGCCCACCCCAACTCCAGGTTCTGTACCCCGGCGGCCCAGTGTCCCATTATCGACCCCCAGTGGGAGAGTGACGAGGGAGTGCCCATCGATGCCATCATCTTCGGGGGCAGAAGGCCAGAGG GTGTCCCACTGGTGTATGAGTCGTTTAGCTGGCGTCACGGTGTGTTTGTGGGAGCCTCTATGAGGTCTGAGGCCACAGCAGCCGCTGAGTACAAAG GCAAGGTTATCATGCATGACCCCTTCGCCATGCGCCCCTTCTTTGGCTACAACTTCGGTGACTACCTGGCCCACTGGCTCAGCATGGAGACCCGCAAGGCCCCCACCCACCTGCCCAAGATCTTCCATGTCAACTGGTTCCGTAAGGACCCCACGTCGGGCTCCTTCCTCTGGCCAGGCTTCGGGGACAATGCACGCGTGCTGGAGTGGATCTTCAAGCGTTGCGGCCGCGAGAGGGAGGACGAGGCAGCAAAGAAGAGCTTGGTGGGCTGGGTGCCACAGGAGGGAGCCATCAACCTGCAGGGCCTGGGCAGCAAAGTGGACATGGGGGCCCTCTTCGACCTGCCCAAGGCCTTCTGGGAGAAGGAGACCCAGGAGCTGCGGGCGTACTTTACCCAGCAGGTGGGAGCCGACCTCCCCCAACAGGTGGAGGGAGAGCTGAAGGCTCTGGAGGTCAGGGTCAGGAATGGAGAGGCATAG
- the LOC112227814 gene encoding proteasome activator complex subunit 1 isoform X2 encodes MTSIDIRPESKKMVDDFCTQLTKEAETLVTSFFPQKIAEMEMLLKSFSTDGLAALKSPLDIPMPDPAKEEAKRKKKEEKEAKEGKKDKDSDKEDDDAGPACGPIPCNERVESLLKEIKPQIQILKEKLNTVSMWVQLQIPKIEDGNNFGVAVQEKVFELLTNTRTKIEGFQTQISKYYSERGDAVDKASKEPHVGDYRQLVHELDQYQYCELRIVVLEIRNTYAVLLDIINKNYDKIKKPRGDCKALIY; translated from the exons ATGACTTCCATAGACATTCGCCCGGAGTCCAAGAAGATG GTTGATGACTTCTGCACTCAGCTCACTAAAGAG GCAGAGACCCTGGTCACATCATTCTTCCCTCAGAAGATTGCAGAGATGGAGATGCTATTGAAG TCCTTTAGCACTGATGGCCTGGCAGCGCTGAAGTCACCTCTGGACATCCCAATGCCAGACCCAGCTAAAGAAGAGgcaaagagaaagaagaaagaggag AAAGAAgcaaaggaaggaaagaaagacaaGGACAGCGATAAAGAAGATGACGATGCAG GGCCTGCCTGTGGTCCGATCCCCTGCAACGAGAGAGTGGAAAGTCTTCTGAAGGAGATCAAGCCTCAGATCCAGATACTGAAGGAGAAACTCAACACC GTGTCAATGTGGGTGCAACTTCAGATTCCCAAAATTGAAGATGGGAACAACTTTGGGGTAGCTGTGCAG GAAAAAGTGTTTGAATTGTTGACCAACACTCGCACAAAGATTGAGGGATTCCAGACACAGATCTCAAA GTACTACAGTGAGAGAGGGGATGCTGTTGACAAGGCCTCAAAAGAGCCACATGTG GGAGACTACAGGCAGCTGGTGCATGAGCTGGACCAGTACCAGTACTGTGAGCTGCGCATTGTGGTTCTGGAGATCCGCAACACTTAT GCCGTGCTGTTGGACATAATTAACAAGAACTATGACAAGATCAAGAAGCCCAGAGGGGACTGCAAAGCCCTCATCTACTGA
- the LOC112227814 gene encoding proteasome activator complex subunit 1 isoform X1 produces MTSIDIRPESKKMVDDFCTQLTKEAETLVTSFFPQKIAEMEMLLKKSFSTDGLAALKSPLDIPMPDPAKEEAKRKKKEEKEAKEGKKDKDSDKEDDDAGPACGPIPCNERVESLLKEIKPQIQILKEKLNTVSMWVQLQIPKIEDGNNFGVAVQEKVFELLTNTRTKIEGFQTQISKYYSERGDAVDKASKEPHVGDYRQLVHELDQYQYCELRIVVLEIRNTYAVLLDIINKNYDKIKKPRGDCKALIY; encoded by the exons ATGACTTCCATAGACATTCGCCCGGAGTCCAAGAAGATG GTTGATGACTTCTGCACTCAGCTCACTAAAGAG GCAGAGACCCTGGTCACATCATTCTTCCCTCAGAAGATTGCAGAGATGGAGATGCTATTGAAG AAGTCCTTTAGCACTGATGGCCTGGCAGCGCTGAAGTCACCTCTGGACATCCCAATGCCAGACCCAGCTAAAGAAGAGgcaaagagaaagaagaaagaggag AAAGAAgcaaaggaaggaaagaaagacaaGGACAGCGATAAAGAAGATGACGATGCAG GGCCTGCCTGTGGTCCGATCCCCTGCAACGAGAGAGTGGAAAGTCTTCTGAAGGAGATCAAGCCTCAGATCCAGATACTGAAGGAGAAACTCAACACC GTGTCAATGTGGGTGCAACTTCAGATTCCCAAAATTGAAGATGGGAACAACTTTGGGGTAGCTGTGCAG GAAAAAGTGTTTGAATTGTTGACCAACACTCGCACAAAGATTGAGGGATTCCAGACACAGATCTCAAA GTACTACAGTGAGAGAGGGGATGCTGTTGACAAGGCCTCAAAAGAGCCACATGTG GGAGACTACAGGCAGCTGGTGCATGAGCTGGACCAGTACCAGTACTGTGAGCTGCGCATTGTGGTTCTGGAGATCCGCAACACTTAT GCCGTGCTGTTGGACATAATTAACAAGAACTATGACAAGATCAAGAAGCCCAGAGGGGACTGCAAAGCCCTCATCTACTGA